A single Lolium perenne isolate Kyuss_39 chromosome 6, Kyuss_2.0, whole genome shotgun sequence DNA region contains:
- the LOC127334610 gene encoding heme-binding-like protein At3g10130, chloroplastic, with amino-acid sequence MAFPCSYTVRPPRAVRPRGQRPRGSRPALTVVAAGARASGAEARSSLVLALASQALAASQRRAVDLVTEATKYAFPSSRFEPRTLEEALMSFPDLETVPFRLLKREVEYEIREVESYYVAETVMPGRSGFDFNGSSQSFNVLASYLFGKNTRSEQMEMTTPVFTRKGETGGEKMDMTTPVITKKSADDNKWKMSFVMPSKYGPDTPQAKDPSVTIKEVPSKIIAVVAFPGLVSDDDISKRESRLREVLQKDTQYRVKENSVVEVAQYNPPFTLPFTRHNEVALEVERLGGIS; translated from the exons ATGGCATTCCCCTGCTCCTACACCGTGCGGCCGCCGCGCGCCGTCCGACCCCGAGGCCAACGCCCCCGTGGTTCGCGCCCCGCGCTGACGGTCGTGGCCGCTGGCGCCCGCGCCAGCGGCGCCGAGGCACGTTCATCCCTGGTGCTGGCTCTCGCCTCACAGGCCCTCGCCGCCTCGCAGCGCCGCGCCGTCGACCTCGTCACCGAGGCCACCAAGTACGCCTTCCCTTCTAGCCGCTTCGAGCCGCGGACGCTCGAGGAGGCCCTCATGTCTT TTCCGGATCTCGAGACGGTCCCGTTCCGCCTACTGAAGCGCGAGGTGGAGTACGAGATCAGAGAAGTGGAG TCGTATTATGTTGCCGAGACGGTGATGCCTGGAAGATCTGGATTTGATTTCAATGGATCGTCTCAGTCATTCAACGTGCTGGCCTCTTACTTATTTGGTAAG AACACGAGGTCCGAGCAAATGGAAATGACAACCCCTGTTTTTACTCGGAAGGGTGAAACGGGcggtgaaaagatggacatgactACCCCAGTTATAACAAAGAAG TCAGCTGATGACAATAAGTGGAAGATGTCCTTTGTGATGCCATCAAAATATGGTCCGGACACGCCTCAGGCAAAAGACCCATCTGTGACTATTAAGGAGGTGCCCAGCAAAATCATAGCAGTTGTCGCCTTTCCAG GCTTGGTTTCAGACGATGACATAAGCAAGAGGGAGTCCAGACTACGGGAAGTTCTTCAGAAAGATACCCAATACAGAGTGAAAGAGAATTCAGTGGTGGAAGTTGCGCAG TATAATCCCCCTTTCACACTTCCTTTCACAAGACATAATGAAGTAGCGCTTGAGGTCGAGCGGCTTGGTGGAATCTCCTGA